One segment of Ignavibacteriales bacterium DNA contains the following:
- a CDS encoding TonB-dependent receptor, whose translation MKLKLFLLFVFSFAVIVAQDDKSKNPNVELPDFVITGKSQLNIKKVDKIKPDFVSSVNEDFIKPNYSPEELEIGEFSNPLKSDMSFLNDVSFYKGNIAAGVGLYTIPTLSANYAYPFTNGILEGMFSGDFIRAYEDNSDRYRTRLGFNFTYWSDIDGEVFPGTQFNVNGDYGTTSFKFFASNNPEERRSINYGKIAVDVKNDFIKNFLFRVNLTDKVTNISQEEFKENYLRLKADALLKLSVVNVGAAIDYRNHSIRNLLGDNSGKDFLLIRPTAGLFFTKLIKGTFGWTFSRGAEETYNAIYASVALKLDKNITLFGEFAPTAEFISPGNFVVKNNYFNVDSIGSIYWEKSNALTASIKYEFDKYFQIDGGLKYYTSDAFPYFASSSDSGKFDLHYADMKNISPYANFLFYLGPYGEFYSSVELSDIRDTDGKQIPYQPIFNLNASYSYKFKNGLTSIARMDYQSKRFADIKNEISVGDYFDLGLSFIYSFQPNLDLTLDINNLLNQKNYLWNGYKEVPLNVIIGVNYRL comes from the coding sequence ATGAAATTAAAATTATTTTTATTATTTGTTTTTTCATTTGCTGTTATTGTTGCTCAAGATGATAAATCTAAAAATCCAAATGTTGAACTGCCTGATTTTGTTATTACAGGTAAAAGTCAGTTAAACATCAAAAAAGTAGATAAAATTAAACCCGATTTTGTTTCATCAGTGAACGAAGATTTTATTAAACCAAATTACTCACCTGAAGAACTTGAGATAGGGGAATTTTCCAACCCATTAAAAAGTGATATGAGTTTTTTGAATGATGTAAGTTTCTACAAAGGCAACATTGCTGCCGGGGTTGGATTATATACCATCCCCACGCTAAGTGCTAACTATGCGTACCCGTTTACAAACGGGATTTTAGAGGGAATGTTTAGCGGCGATTTCATTCGAGCTTATGAAGATAACAGTGATCGTTATCGCACAAGACTTGGTTTTAACTTTACGTACTGGTCTGATATTGATGGTGAAGTTTTTCCGGGAACACAATTTAATGTTAACGGAGACTATGGAACCACAAGTTTTAAGTTTTTTGCATCCAATAATCCTGAAGAAAGAAGAAGCATAAATTATGGTAAGATTGCAGTTGATGTAAAAAATGATTTTATTAAAAATTTTCTTTTTAGGGTAAACTTAACAGACAAAGTAACTAACATTTCTCAGGAAGAGTTTAAAGAAAATTATTTAAGATTAAAGGCCGATGCTCTCCTGAAACTCTCTGTAGTTAATGTTGGCGCAGCTATTGATTATCGAAATCATTCAATCAGAAATCTTCTAGGTGACAATTCCGGAAAAGATTTTCTTTTAATCAGACCTACTGCCGGATTGTTTTTTACTAAATTAATTAAGGGAACTTTTGGCTGGACATTTTCTCGGGGCGCCGAAGAAACTTACAATGCAATTTACGCTTCTGTTGCATTAAAGCTTGATAAGAATATTACATTATTCGGTGAGTTTGCTCCAACTGCGGAATTTATAAGTCCCGGAAATTTTGTAGTTAAAAACAATTATTTTAATGTAGACAGTATCGGAAGTATCTACTGGGAAAAAAGTAATGCATTAACAGCTTCAATTAAGTATGAGTTTGATAAGTATTTTCAGATAGACGGGGGGCTAAAATATTATACATCTGATGCATTTCCATATTTTGCATCATCCTCGGATTCTGGAAAATTTGATTTGCATTATGCGGATATGAAAAATATTAGTCCATACGCAAACTTTTTATTTTATCTTGGACCTTACGGTGAATTTTATAGTTCAGTAGAATTATCTGACATACGTGATACGGATGGAAAACAAATTCCTTATCAACCGATATTTAATCTTAATGCGTCTTATAGTTACAAGTTTAAAAATGGATTAACTTCAATTGCCCGAATGGATTACCAATCTAAAAGGTTTGCAGATATTAAAAATGAAATTTCTGTTGGTGATTATTTTGATTTAGGATTATCATTTATATATTCATTTCAGCCGAATCTGGATTTAACTTTAGACATAAATAATTTGCTCAATCAGAAAAATTATTTGTGGAATGGTTATAAAGAAGTTCCATTAAATGTAATTATCGGTGTTAACTATCGTTTATAA
- a CDS encoding tetratricopeptide repeat protein — translation MLKFFSLVILITFFPQIYSQTISQKFDDAMVAYHNQQYAQSNRLFEEFFNEYKIVDEVFATAKYYSAESLLKLGRKDEAAIGLEYLTKTYNWSNYRDKALYNLGLIYYNSSKYELARKRFKLLLTDYPESDFYGNCLYWVGESFSAENKPKEAIQFLEEAVADKRNKKYADYTLYTLANAYEKVGDYNNAVKYYDQLLTYHKNSTLATSSQIRIGICYFKLKDYQSSIVELKSPRLTNLSDDMYSESIYLLATSYYRVGEYGDAEKSYLEVLQKFPDVKNTREAKYGLAWTYFQQKKYDEAFISFDELSNESDSLGVKSLYWKGECKRYLGKNDEASAIYKEFLEQYPNDPLVQEVQYQLGVVYFNINNTDLATRYLISANASDDDVIKGKSFAMLGEIELNKGNFKSAKNYFDIALANKGAEKDVHNRALLGLGISLFHLNDNKSALKYLNELESADPGFESQKLNFFLAENYFTAGNFKTAINNYQSVSGSDQEINSQALYGLAYCYFNTGDYENAAYKFADYIKKYPTNKRLSDAKLRLADSYFGSKNFSAASKVYQELFSSDVKLSTDPYARYQYAQALYKSGKTNDAISEFTLIQQNFPTSEYAEVSLYTIGWIYFQKKEYAQSIAQYNIVISKYPKTKLEPIIYYSIGDAQFNMEKYDSAIVNYEKVLAQFPNSEYVFDAVTGIQYSYVARGNSERAVSFLGEFVSKNPGLSYADQLLFKKGEIYYSLRQYDKAKAEYKSFTSAYPNSKLVADSYYWIGKCAQNLKQDDEAIFNYEKVLNGYKDSDLASAVILEMGTIYRSAKNYDAAINTFNRGINELKKSPKVPEFQYNKGMTLLEKNNFQEAYSIFEDVVVYYPGTVFGDKSKFELALIDIAAKRFANADEYLTALSENRSDELGAKSQFYLGQSLYDQGKYKEAITSLVRVRTVYSRYEEWLMRSYLLLGDSYVKLNDKRNAAEMYRAVVTKYSGTPIGDEALQKLRKVQ, via the coding sequence ATGCTAAAATTCTTTTCGTTAGTTATTCTAATTACATTTTTTCCACAGATATATTCTCAAACAATATCTCAAAAATTTGATGATGCGATGGTCGCATATCATAATCAGCAATATGCTCAATCAAATAGATTGTTTGAAGAATTTTTTAATGAATATAAAATTGTTGATGAAGTTTTTGCTACTGCAAAATATTATTCAGCAGAATCATTATTAAAACTTGGCAGAAAAGATGAAGCTGCGATTGGACTTGAATATCTAACAAAAACCTACAACTGGTCAAACTATCGTGATAAAGCTCTATACAATCTTGGTTTGATTTATTACAATTCCAGCAAATACGAATTAGCCCGCAAAAGATTCAAACTTTTATTAACTGATTATCCGGAAAGCGATTTTTATGGAAACTGCCTTTATTGGGTTGGCGAATCTTTTTCAGCAGAAAATAAACCCAAAGAAGCTATCCAATTTTTAGAAGAAGCTGTTGCTGATAAGCGAAACAAAAAGTATGCTGATTACACTTTATATACATTAGCAAATGCTTATGAAAAAGTTGGTGATTATAACAATGCTGTTAAATACTATGATCAGCTTTTAACTTATCATAAAAATTCAACTCTTGCTACATCATCTCAAATCAGAATCGGGATTTGTTACTTTAAACTTAAAGATTACCAATCTTCTATTGTGGAGCTTAAAAGCCCAAGGCTTACAAATCTTTCTGATGATATGTATTCTGAAAGTATCTATTTACTTGCAACATCATACTATCGAGTTGGTGAATATGGCGATGCCGAAAAAAGTTATTTAGAAGTTCTTCAAAAATTTCCAGATGTAAAGAACACTCGTGAAGCTAAGTACGGGTTGGCGTGGACGTACTTTCAACAAAAAAAATATGATGAAGCCTTCATCAGTTTTGATGAGCTTTCAAACGAATCTGATTCGCTTGGTGTAAAATCATTATACTGGAAAGGGGAATGTAAACGCTATCTCGGAAAAAATGATGAGGCCAGTGCAATCTATAAGGAGTTTTTAGAACAGTATCCCAACGATCCTTTAGTACAGGAAGTTCAATATCAGCTTGGTGTAGTATATTTTAATATAAACAATACAGATCTTGCAACAAGATATTTAATATCAGCCAATGCATCTGATGATGATGTAATTAAAGGTAAATCTTTTGCTATGCTTGGCGAGATTGAATTAAACAAAGGCAATTTTAAGTCTGCAAAAAATTATTTTGATATTGCCCTTGCAAATAAAGGTGCTGAAAAAGATGTTCATAACAGAGCTTTGCTTGGTTTGGGAATTTCATTATTTCATTTAAATGATAATAAATCGGCTCTCAAATATTTAAATGAGTTAGAAAGTGCTGATCCGGGTTTTGAATCTCAAAAATTAAATTTCTTTTTAGCAGAAAATTATTTTACCGCAGGTAACTTTAAAACCGCCATCAACAATTATCAAAGTGTTTCCGGTTCTGACCAGGAAATAAATTCACAAGCCCTTTACGGATTGGCATACTGTTATTTTAATACCGGCGATTATGAAAATGCTGCTTACAAGTTTGCGGACTATATTAAAAAGTATCCCACAAATAAAAGACTTAGTGACGCAAAATTAAGATTGGCAGACAGCTATTTCGGAAGCAAAAACTTTTCGGCTGCTAGCAAAGTTTATCAAGAGCTTTTTTCATCCGATGTTAAACTTAGCACCGATCCTTATGCAAGATATCAGTATGCTCAGGCACTTTATAAATCAGGTAAAACAAATGATGCAATATCTGAATTCACCTTAATCCAGCAAAATTTTCCAACATCAGAATACGCAGAGGTTTCGCTTTACACAATTGGCTGGATATATTTTCAGAAAAAAGAATATGCACAATCCATTGCACAATACAATATTGTGATATCTAAATATCCAAAAACAAAATTAGAGCCGATAATTTATTATTCCATTGGAGATGCGCAATTCAACATGGAAAAATATGATTCCGCGATTGTTAATTATGAAAAAGTGTTGGCACAATTTCCTAATTCGGAATATGTTTTTGATGCAGTAACTGGGATTCAGTACAGCTATGTTGCAAGAGGAAATTCTGAACGAGCAGTTTCATTTCTTGGCGAGTTTGTTTCCAAAAATCCTGGTTTAAGTTATGCAGATCAGTTGTTGTTTAAAAAAGGTGAAATCTATTATAGTCTAAGACAGTATGATAAAGCTAAAGCAGAATACAAAAGTTTTACATCAGCATATCCAAACAGCAAACTGGTTGCTGATTCATATTATTGGATAGGCAAGTGTGCACAAAATCTTAAACAAGATGATGAAGCAATTTTTAACTATGAAAAAGTGTTAAATGGATACAAGGATTCAGACCTAGCTTCTGCGGTGATACTTGAAATGGGAACAATTTATCGTTCAGCAAAAAATTATGACGCGGCAATTAATACTTTTAATCGTGGAATCAATGAACTGAAAAAATCTCCAAAAGTTCCTGAATTTCAGTATAACAAAGGAATGACATTATTGGAAAAAAATAATTTTCAGGAAGCATATTCAATTTTTGAAGACGTGGTAGTTTACTATCCAGGAACAGTGTTTGGTGATAAATCAAAATTTGAATTAGCATTAATTGATATTGCTGCAAAAAGATTTGCAAATGCTGATGAATATTTAACTGCGCTTTCAGAAAATAGGTCTGATGAATTAGGTGCCAAATCACAATTTTATCTTGGTCAATCTTTGTATGATCAGGGAAAATATAAGGAAGCGATAACTTCACTAGTTAGGGTTAGAACTGTTTACTCGCGATATGAAGAATGGTTAATGCGATCTTACCTGTTGCTGGGTGATAGCTATGTTAAGTTAAATGATAAAAGGAATGCTGCAGAAATGTATCGTGCTGTTGTAACTAAATACAGTGGAACTCCAATTGGTGATGAAGCACTTCAAAAATTGAGGAAGGTTCAATGA